The Mytilus edulis chromosome 5, xbMytEdul2.2, whole genome shotgun sequence genomic interval TTTAAACCTTTTAGTGAGTATTTTGGGTGTTTAATTAACATATGAACATCACGcgatacaaatatttaaaaacagaCATGATGGTAATAGTAACATAAAGATATAGAACATACTTTGGCCCTGTATTTTTTTCCCATGGATAAATTGCATCACGTATAATATTTAATTCAGTCAGTTGGTTATTTGATACTGTTAAGTCGAAAGATATAATCATTACATGTAAGTCGAAACATATATAATGCATCGTCTTTGTTATAATgcaatctccccaaaagagggcGTCAACGGCTAATCATAGAAAGAGGAGCAATATGTTGTTTTGGTTTTAAGCGCTCACAGCAGGTTTTCAATAAAAAGACGATGATGATCCGAATGGAAAATTaaaatgcatattcagaacgagaACATTTAAGATATACATATTCATGAAACACTTACCTTGAATAagaatatgttggtttttttttagaaatttgcaTGTATGTTTTAAATGATGTTTAACCTTTTTTATCGTCCTTGAAGAGATACTTATCGGAAACAATACATGATTGATTTCGAATTAGCGATGTTTTCATAACATACAGGTCAATTTATCATGCATATTTAGAGCGACAACAAGATAAATAATAGTCCAATTAGGTTGgttattgaaataataatttgatactGCCAAGGGAAACAGAATTTGGTTAGATAGCGAAATGTGTCTCCTAGTGCCGCTAAACATgaagttaatatatatattaacataaaaaatctaaaacaataaTCTTCCATACAGACTTCACTTAAAAGAATATTCATGCTAGCTACggggtgttttttttcatatattcgGAGATAACTGTGCACATGCAGCTTGAGGCAGCCATATTGTTTACTTGAATCCGACTATCTGAAAGCAAAGAATAGCAAAATAACGACGCATATCCATAAAACACATTTGGAACAGAAATACGTAATGTTTAACAAAACAATATTCTTATTAGAAATATACATGTTATGCATGCATTTATTCATGCAATAAGCGTTCCCGCCCAAAAAACGTGACACTCACACTGCAGTTATTAATCTTATGGTTTCCTAATTATGTTCTTTCTGTTTAAGTTCccattatcaatatttttacgTATATTTTCAGCCAATTACACTCCAAGTGACATGCCAGAGCTTTTGTGTAATTTACGAGACAAATATGGTGATATTGTCAAACTGAAAACCGGAACGTCGTCCATGGTTTATGTATTCCATCCAGATTACGCTAAAACTGTTTTCCAAGCTCAATATAAAGAACATGCTAAAACACAGATGAAATTACCagaaacatttttcaaaagaaacaACATCCCAAAAGGAGTAGTTCTACTGTAAGTGTTAGTTTTCGTTATTTATCGGACTTGTTTCGACATTGCTTGGCAGTCTTGCGTTCCACTAACATACACACATTGGCCTTATTGTTAAGTGATATGTTCCACAAATATCTGTTGacacgaaatttaaaaaaaatgagtcaTTTGAATGAAGATTGAAGTCTCTGTTTCGACCGACTCCCTCTGGTGTATAATTGTTGGGAGAAAAGTAAAAGGCGAGTAAATTGCGACGGCAATGTATTGATGTGTCGGTTTACTCtgtctttcaaaatattttagaaataaaaaaaaaataaagattgtaatcaacaatatttgttttttgtaatataCCTCTTATGCAAAGCTTTACAAAGCACATTGGTGCATTTCTTTAATTAGAAACGACTGTAGGCAAAATGTTTGGAGAAGAAAAAGATGTGTGAAATTCATCTGAAGATTGTAGAGCATAAATGGATATAAAGAATAAGATTTGATATATCTCCTGGTCAATCATATTCGAAGTTCAATAAGACCAAATACTATACATTCACACCAACACGGAACAAGGAAATATCTTGTGTTTTTACCATTTATATTATAGTTCCGTGCTAGCGGCAAATCTTTGGTTCACAACGCTCTTAGATTGGGATTATGTAGCTAGAAATTATCACGCTGTAAGATCACTTGTACCCtatttgttgaagaccatatatTTGTTATGTTGTTTGAACTTTTGTTCTAAAATTCTATAAAACAATATGTTTATTGCCAATATCTTTTATTGGTAATAGAAAAGTATTTACATTtgcagttaaattttaaatgtaatgTACTTTTTTGTTAGGCAGGGAGAAGAGTGGATGAAGATGCGCCGTTCAACGCAAGAAAAGATTTTACGGCCGGCAATTGTGGCGAATTATGTCCCTTTAATAGAAACTGTAGCAGACGATTTTGTAGATCAGCTACGTAAAAcacaaatgataaatgatctCCATAAAGAACTTACAAACTACACAAGTGAAAGTAAGTTCAGATATGAATATAAGTTCAATTACACAAGTGAAAGTAAGTTTAGATATGAATATAAGTTCCATTACACAAGTGAAAGTAAGTTTAGATATGATTATAAGTTCAGTTTTGCTTTATAacgaaaaaattaaatgcaaacgaaaaaggaaagaaaaagacGCCTGTAGTTGCTAACATTAGTTGGATagttagaatgaaattcaaaacagtgtggctgtggccattgattgacacattaaattcatccattgactgggacaatttatgtgaacgtttgtctgtaacgaccactgttcacgacgtaccatcgatagacatttaaactgtggggtcaccaaagatttcttaacgcctttaattataaaataattcaaaaaattaatcaggaataacctttatgttttgatttatataattgatataaatcaaaacatcgtgttatttctgattagtttttcgaattactttattaaggtgttgagaatctttggtgaccccatagtttaggtgtctttaaaaagtacatagtgagcagtagttgttacatacaaacgttcactaaattgtcccagtcaatggatgaattaaatgtgtcaatcaatggccacagccacactgttttgaatttcattctatttggaTCTCTGGTGCAGAGTTGGCTTATTGACAACCAcaccatatctttttatttttgtgcAATCGCAATTTTTTGCACTatattggaccataaaaggtaatcgtctaatttcaaattttccagttctttgaccacattcattgtgtgtcagaaacatatgctgtgacaaattttaaaccaaatttcaaattAAGAGCTGTTATAAGCTTGAACGAAGTGTCTATACCTGCTCCAACTGTGcatggttcgacctctgcggtcgtatcaagctgccTCCTGCAGAGAATTTTATTAACCTGGAAAGGACCGAGAGATCAAATTAATGTTCTTCACCGTCGGTTTTTAACAATAATCAAAATGGGACTCAAACTATAAGTTCTATAAAAATATATtgccttttattcaaataataaaacaaaagcaaattAGGAATAATATAAAAGCATTTTACTAAAAAATAGATACGGAAAAAGCAGTGGAAATAACAACGCCTAATCCGGGAATACTCGTTAAAGATGTTTTCAAACAGACATTTGTATGAGGCAACATGCAGCGTTTCAGTGTGATACGTAGCAACCTGACATGTTCTATTCTTTATCTATAAACTCCAGTTTCATCATGCATTTAAAACATTGAGTGTAAAATGTTGCTTTAATACATTATTAGGTATTGGTATGTTGTGTTTCAACAAACGTCTTGGCTACCTCGATGGCACAAGTGACTTCGATTTCTACACAAATCTTCAGGAAATGCTTACTAGTTTCCATCAAGCTTTTTTCCTGCCTATAAAGTCATATAAGTACTTCAACACAGGAATCTACAAACGTTTTGAGTCGTCTACTCTTAAGATTTACAGGTAAGATTAATACCTGCACATGCGCTATGATGGACTGTTTTGgatattttaacctttttttccatttttctctattgtttatctttttttaccATTTCTTTCTcttctattacttttttttacccattttatATTTTCTGTAAATGTTTTTACCATTGTTCTGTAAtctgtaactttttttttaccgtttttctctatttctttcattttcatcgGTTCCCCCTCTTTTTTGAtcagttttctctgcttttactttattgacaatttttctttattttttactttcCTTTTTTTTACCGTTTTTCTCTATTTATTCTTCACGTAGTTGacaatttttctctattttattactttttttaccATTTTGCTATTCTTTAACTTTCTTGACCGtgttttttatattctttatctctctcttttttaccatttttttcttttctgtaacattttgatcattttccccttttttaaccttttaaaacatttttctctatttttttttttactttttgatcgTTTTTATCTATTCTTTGTATGTTTACCATTATTCTAGTTTTTATTTTAGGGGACTTTTTGGAGAAACATTACATAATTTATGTCTCTAAATTTGTGATATTTCTGACTTCCGTAATATTAAAAAAGGTCAACGGGATGCCGCATCTATGTTAGCAAAGAATTTCTCACAGAAAAAAGCAATTGCAAATAATTGCGAACAAAATCAATCGTGTCCGATACTTTTATCactaaaatgtataatatttactAATATTTATACGTGTGTCtcgtttctgtttttttaaattttatatagattagaccgttggttttctcgtttgaatggttttacactagtaattttgggggcctatatagcttgttgttcggtgtaagccaaggctccgtgttgaaggccgtacattcacttataatggtttacttttttaaattgttatttggatggagagttgtctcattggcactcacaccacatcttcctacatctatcTAAATATAtagtaacatttatttttatggtTACTAATTACATGTTATATAAAGTAGAAAAAAACAGATCCATTAGAAATCATTAGTATTATTCCAATCACGCATTGATTTACGCTTATCGTCCGCACGTGTCTTCTGCTTCTAACACGTGACCGACAATGTGCTCTTACCTAAGAACATGGACAATAGCTTGTTGATTTAAAGACTATATTCGATATAAGGCTACAGAAGTAGAGAAAAAAAACCGGATAATAAGTGAATAGTATAACTAAATAGctgaatttgatatattttgtctCGATGCGTGCTCAACAAAACGTCGATACAACATTCACTGAAACTTTTCATGATTTATAGAAATTTAAAAGATGGGTTAATGTTTTTCAAAATTCTGggcaaaatataatttaaatgtgatttgttttagtttattCATCTATATGATGCTTAGTGAGAGCTAAGACGGTATGCCGTGAAACAGTGTACACTTAGGTTACCAATTGTTCTTGGTAACTTTTTGTGTTAATTAAGATAGTACCAAATCAAACAAAtcgacttaaggtggtacccaacactttagctAAAATTAATCTgggtcgtttaattttcttaaaattttgacaaagtatttactttgacccttttagaaaaatataaaaatttcaaaaaaattgaaccaaccgttttatcagaaaaattacactggttatatagcagtttgacaaacacttattttgatcattgagaagcttaatattcccttaacacaacgtaattaaaacgtttagctgattttacagagttatctccctgaagtgttaggtaccacattTATTTGGCTCGAtaagttttcataaaatttgacaaaatatttactttgaccctttgacaaattACACTTGAACTACATAgtatatcgaaaaaaaaaaattatggttatatagtagtttgacaaGGATTTATTTTGAACATTGATAAGttaaatatttccttaacaatagaacgtgattaaaacgttcaactgatttttacaaagtTATCTCCCTCTAGTGCTATGAACCACCTTAATATTTCTCAGAAATTTGTTAACAGATTAGCAGAGCGAGAAATAAAGTCACAGAAACAAAAGCTGATGAAACTAGAACGGGAAGGAAAATTAGAAGAATATCTGGAGAAAGAACCAAATTTTCTTCATTCTCTCTTGTCTGATCATAGAGTTACCGATGAACAAGTCGGCGTGATAATATTAGACTTGATAGGAGCAGGAATCGATTCGGTAAGTGTCAAAGGTCAAGAATTACTGAttgcaattgtatttttttcgATAAAGTAATAATTTCGGGTATAACGACGATGGCATctaaaatgtcaatatttttatGATTAATACACttaggttcgtgttgtttattctttagttttctatgttgtgtcgtgtgtgctgttgtttgtttgtctttttcatttttagccatggcgttgtcagtttgttttagatttatgagtttgactgtccctttggtatctttcgtccctcttttagaataGGAAAAACTGTTATTTGGTTCCCAACTGGTTTCTAACTAATTTTTTAACCATATCcttttatttccaatttaaaAACAGCCACTATGCATAGTAACTTATACGAATGTatcttttatagatgactatgttGTATAGATTTTGTTCATAGTttaaggccgtacgatgacccattatagttgttaatttctgtgccatttggtaGTCTATaattgttgacagttgtctcattggcaatattaTACTCacctctttttttaatatataatataatagtacTAGTTAAAATGCAGTTTGTGACATACATTTTTTGAATTAACATTTATTGATATTGATGACCGCCAGTACATAATGATTTTTATCGACAAAACTTCTGGACTTAAACGGCCGAATTATATGTGTAATAATGAAGATAATGATAATAGCAATACTTATAATAAACGTTTAATATTAGAATAGAAAACAAAGATTATTGGGTATCCTTTACGACAAAAAACAGAacatgcacaaaaaaaaaaaaaaaaaaaaaacactagcaGCAAAGGAACcgcgcttttattgctgttcttcatctcaaagtcacagtgtgGACTCCGACACAGAGCAAAACAATTATCACCTCTGTGAAATTTAAGAACGGATAAGTCTTTTTGTGAAAAGGATAATTTAAGACTTTATTAACAGGGCTCAATATGTTGGCTTTTCGAAGATCCATGCAAACGCATATTGACCAATGCAAAAATATATAactgctttttagctcacctgacctaaaaggtcaagtgagcttttctcatcacttggcgtccgtcgtccgtcgtcctgcgccgtcgtccgtaaacttttacaaaaatcttctcctctgaaactactgtgccaaatttaaccaaacttggacacaatcatccttggggtatctagtttaaaaaaatgtgtccgatgacctggccatcaaaccacgatggcctccatggctaaaaatagagcacaggggtaaaatgcagtttttgacttataactcaaaaaccaaagcatttagagcaaatctgacatgggattaaattgattatcaggtcaagatctatctgccctgaaattttcagatgaatcgaataacccgttgttgggttgctgcccctgaattggtaattttaaggaaattttgctgtttttggttattatcttgaatattattatagatagggataaactgtaagcagcaataatgactaaaaatagaacataagggtaaaatacagtttttaacttataactcaaaaacca includes:
- the LOC139524258 gene encoding cytochrome P450 CYP12A2-like isoform X2, translating into MALSKRITRDLLQCNNYRVLVKRCICEHHCETISQTDDIKPFSDIPGPKGIYNIPFLGIALQFKPFTNYTPSDMPELLCNLRDKYGDIVKLKTGTSSMVYVFHPDYAKTVFQAQYKEHAKTQMKLPETFFKRNNIPKGVVLLQGEEWMKMRRSTQEKILRPAIVANYVPLIETVADDFVDQLRKTQMINDLHKELTNYTSESIGMLCFNKRLGYLDGTSDFDFYTNLQEMLTSFHQAFFLPIKSYKYFNTGIYKRFESSTLKIYRLAEREIKSQKQKLMKLEREGKLEEYLEKEPNFLHSLLSDHRVTDEQVGVIILDLIGAGIDSTANTIAFLLCDLAQNPDKQKKLYEEIKNVLGKSKKVKKSHLANLSYLKACVKETQRKRFPVFIGAQRILEHDLVLGGYRIPKQTAVAINNDAMSVDERFYPRPKEFIPERWLRSSDEDVTMGRNHPFGMKPFGFGQRSCLGQRFAENEIYICILKLIQNFEVLLPANVTDIPTVKRTFITPDAEIKLFLKERPEPVV